A single genomic interval of Spirochaetaceae bacterium harbors:
- the feoB gene encoding ferrous iron transport protein B has product MTQNTFKVALIGTPNCGKSTIFNLLTGLKQAIGNWPGVTVEKKEGFYNFNNQHITLIDLPGSYNFLPESEDEAVTCNYVHSNEADLFVNVLNSTNLKRSLQLSQQLIKLGKPVLLVANMADIAAKQGININIAKLNQQLPIMNLDATQKPSGNLLKEAIATHLNQPIIIDDKVDIEQLFNAATTLTSGKNITAALDRVALNRYLSLPIFLAIIFAMFYVTQKFSITFIDFFDVVGGSLFIDLPNHLLAGLDWPIVDVFVNSLGMALQTVATFIPPIFIIFFCLTILENSGYMARAAVVINKFMQLLGLSGKSFVPLILGFGCTVPAIMSARILKNRRDKLLTIFITPFMTCSAKLPVLVLFATIFFPYRAALVVFSLYLLGIAVAIVTALLLKKTLFKGKPAPLAMELPYYQLPRMAYVVRESLSKLKDFLLRAGKFIIIATILLGILNNIHLNDREESLLVDVSKAITPVFSPFGVEEENWPASVALITGLFAKEAIITTLATLYGLSEESHENFNFLDSLGEAFATIPENFFSGTLISSDSGESEYTESLLSQNMRTFFNGWASYAYLIFVLLYLPCLAAATTLWREMGWFYGLLTLLYLLIVAWSLATLFYQLTTAHQPLFIILPLIFLAATAAALTIIGRKSTGNFNFTTHSCKNCHKCH; this is encoded by the coding sequence ATGACTCAAAATACCTTTAAGGTAGCTTTAATAGGTACGCCTAACTGCGGCAAAAGCACTATCTTTAATTTATTAACCGGCCTTAAGCAGGCTATCGGTAACTGGCCCGGTGTAACTGTGGAGAAAAAAGAAGGCTTTTATAATTTTAATAATCAACACATTACGTTAATCGATTTGCCCGGTAGTTACAATTTTTTACCGGAAAGCGAAGACGAAGCCGTAACTTGTAACTACGTGCATAGTAACGAAGCCGATTTATTTGTTAATGTTTTAAACTCTACCAATCTTAAGCGCAGCTTACAGCTAAGCCAGCAGCTAATTAAGTTAGGCAAGCCGGTACTTTTGGTAGCTAATATGGCCGATATAGCCGCCAAACAAGGTATTAACATCAATATAGCTAAACTTAATCAGCAGCTGCCCATTATGAATTTAGATGCCACCCAAAAACCAAGTGGCAATCTTTTAAAAGAGGCTATCGCCACCCATTTAAACCAACCTATAATTATTGATGACAAAGTTGATATTGAACAACTATTTAACGCAGCAACTACCCTAACAAGCGGCAAAAATATTACGGCAGCTCTAGATAGAGTGGCGCTTAATCGTTATCTTTCCCTGCCTATCTTTTTAGCGATTATTTTTGCAATGTTTTATGTAACTCAAAAATTTAGCATTACCTTTATCGATTTTTTTGATGTTGTAGGCGGCTCACTTTTTATCGATTTACCCAATCATCTTTTAGCTGGATTGGATTGGCCTATTGTCGATGTTTTTGTCAATTCGCTGGGTATGGCTTTGCAAACGGTAGCTACTTTTATTCCGCCTATTTTTATTATCTTTTTTTGTTTAACTATCCTAGAAAACTCCGGTTATATGGCTAGAGCTGCTGTTGTAATCAATAAATTTATGCAATTACTAGGGTTATCCGGTAAAAGTTTTGTGCCTTTAATTTTAGGCTTTGGCTGTACCGTGCCGGCCATTATGAGCGCCCGTATTTTAAAAAATAGGCGCGATAAATTATTAACTATTTTTATCACCCCGTTTATGACTTGCAGCGCTAAACTGCCGGTACTGGTTTTATTTGCCACCATCTTTTTTCCTTACCGGGCGGCGCTGGTAGTTTTTTCGCTTTATTTGCTGGGTATCGCGGTGGCCATCGTTACGGCTTTGCTGCTTAAAAAAACTCTTTTTAAAGGCAAACCGGCCCCGTTGGCGATGGAACTGCCTTATTATCAGTTGCCGCGTATGGCTTACGTAGTGCGCGAAAGTTTAAGCAAGCTTAAAGATTTTTTACTAAGAGCCGGTAAATTTATTATTATAGCTACCATTTTATTGGGAATATTAAATAACATTCATTTAAATGACCGCGAGGAAAGCCTGCTGGTAGATGTTAGTAAAGCCATCACACCTGTTTTTAGCCCTTTTGGAGTAGAAGAAGAAAATTGGCCGGCCAGCGTAGCTTTAATTACCGGTTTATTTGCTAAAGAGGCCATTATTACCACCTTAGCCACCCTTTATGGGTTAAGCGAAGAAAGCCACGAAAACTTTAATTTTTTAGACAGTTTAGGGGAAGCCTTTGCAACGATACCGGAAAACTTTTTTAGCGGTACTTTAATTAGCAGCGACAGCGGCGAAAGTGAATACACCGAAAGCCTGTTAAGTCAAAATATGCGCACTTTTTTTAACGGCTGGGCTAGTTATGCCTACCTTATTTTTGTGCTGCTTTACCTGCCTTGCTTAGCGGCCGCCACCACCTTATGGCGCGAGATGGGCTGGTTTTACGGACTGCTAACTCTTTTATACCTGCTTATTGTAGCGTGGAGTTTAGCTACCCTCTTTTACCAGCTAACTACTGCCCACCAACCATTATTTATAATTTTGCCGCTTATCTTTTTGGCGGCTACAGCTGCAGCTTTAACCATTATTGGTAGAAAAAGTACCGGTAATTTTAATTTTACTACGCATAGTTGTAAAAATTGCCATAAATGCCATTAA
- a CDS encoding GMP reductase has protein sequence MQIDYTRKLDFNDVLIRPKRSTLQSRKEVNLQRTFTGKHSRCNFSAVPIIASNMATGSFAMAEVFAQNNMLVAIHKFHSQQDWLKASPEALSASIYTIGMSEEEYQAFDEVRLALAASGKITAPERLPLCIDIANGYTQRFAGFVRWVRERCPQTLIMAGNVVTAEMVQELILNGADFVKVGIGPGSECTTRLKTGVGYPQIAAAYECADAAHGLGGGIILDGGMRCPGDVAKAFVANADMVMLGGFFAGTDEQEGQLITKRLLTNWIDENGKQIIEEKKFKLFYGMSSEYAQRKHQDGLKDYRASEGRSEEVVYQGPVQNIIDDLLGGLRSTGTYIGAAKIKHFGKCGTLIRVSRQHDRF, from the coding sequence ATGCAGATAGATTACACCCGTAAGCTCGATTTTAACGATGTGCTTATCCGCCCTAAACGCTCCACCCTCCAAAGCCGCAAAGAGGTAAATTTGCAACGCACTTTTACCGGCAAGCACAGCCGCTGCAACTTTAGCGCCGTGCCTATTATCGCCAGTAATATGGCCACAGGTAGCTTTGCAATGGCCGAAGTTTTTGCCCAAAATAATATGCTGGTGGCTATCCACAAATTTCATAGCCAACAAGATTGGCTTAAGGCTTCACCTGAGGCGTTAAGTGCGTCCATTTATACCATTGGTATGTCTGAGGAAGAGTATCAGGCCTTTGATGAAGTACGCTTAGCCTTAGCGGCCAGCGGTAAAATTACCGCCCCCGAGCGCTTACCTTTGTGTATCGATATTGCTAACGGTTACACTCAGCGTTTTGCCGGTTTTGTGCGCTGGGTGCGCGAACGCTGCCCGCAAACCTTAATTATGGCCGGTAATGTAGTTACGGCCGAAATGGTGCAGGAGCTTATTCTTAATGGGGCCGATTTTGTTAAGGTAGGTATTGGGCCCGGCAGCGAATGCACCACCCGGCTTAAAACCGGTGTGGGCTACCCGCAGATTGCGGCCGCTTACGAATGTGCCGATGCCGCACACGGGTTAGGCGGCGGTATTATTTTAGATGGCGGTATGCGCTGCCCCGGCGATGTAGCTAAAGCCTTCGTGGCTAACGCCGATATGGTTATGCTAGGCGGTTTTTTTGCCGGTACCGATGAACAAGAAGGGCAGTTAATAACTAAACGGCTCTTAACCAACTGGATAGATGAAAACGGCAAGCAAATCATAGAAGAAAAAAAATTTAAATTATTTTACGGTATGTCCAGCGAATATGCCCAGCGTAAACACCAAGATGGTCTTAAAGATTACCGGGCCTCCGAAGGCCGCAGCGAAGAGGTAGTTTATCAAGGGCCGGTACAAAATATTATAGACGACCTTTTAGGCGGTTTGCGCTCCACCGGCACTTACATTGGGGCCGCCAAAATTAAACATTTTGGTAAATGCGGTACACTGATTAGGGTTAGCCGCCAGCATGACCGCTTTTAA
- a CDS encoding sulfide/dihydroorotate dehydrogenase-like FAD/NAD-binding protein: MNKILEKVQLSPDVFSLKIEAKHIAQARKAGQFIILMAKPDGERLPLTIADANADEGWILIIFQTVGEGTIKLAQLNAGDHIAHLLGPLGSPSHIEKYDGPVICIGGGVGVAPMHPIAKALKAAGNEVIIIIGARNKDLIIMQKELEAFADQLIICTDDGSAGRKALVTEPLKELCESLPHIGEVFTLGPPIMMKFCEAVTRPFNIPTTASLNTIMIDGTGMCGGCRVTIDGETKFVCVDGPEFDAHKVDWNNMMMRQQSYKDFEAETKHKCKIGLNT, translated from the coding sequence ATGAACAAAATATTAGAAAAAGTACAACTATCGCCAGATGTCTTCTCTTTAAAGATAGAAGCCAAACATATCGCCCAAGCGCGGAAAGCCGGTCAATTTATTATATTAATGGCTAAACCCGATGGCGAACGTCTTCCTTTAACCATCGCCGATGCCAATGCCGATGAGGGCTGGATTCTTATCATCTTTCAAACCGTAGGAGAAGGTACCATAAAATTGGCGCAGCTTAATGCCGGCGACCATATTGCCCACCTTTTAGGACCGCTTGGCTCGCCTTCCCACATCGAAAAATACGATGGCCCGGTTATTTGTATCGGCGGCGGGGTTGGTGTTGCCCCTATGCACCCCATTGCCAAAGCTCTTAAAGCAGCCGGCAATGAAGTTATTATCATTATAGGCGCACGTAATAAAGATTTAATTATTATGCAAAAAGAGTTAGAGGCCTTTGCCGACCAGCTTATTATCTGTACCGATGACGGCAGCGCCGGCCGCAAGGCATTGGTTACCGAACCGTTAAAAGAGCTGTGTGAAAGCCTTCCCCATATTGGTGAGGTGTTTACGCTTGGCCCGCCCATTATGATGAAGTTTTGCGAGGCCGTTACCCGCCCCTTTAATATACCTACGACAGCTAGCCTTAATACTATTATGATTGACGGCACCGGTATGTGCGGCGGCTGCCGGGTTACTATTGACGGCGAAACCAAATTTGTTTGCGTTGACGGCCCCGAATTTGATGCCCACAAAGTAGATTGGAACAATATGATGATGCGGCAGCAAAGTTACAAAGACTTTGAAGCCGAAACCAAACATAAATGCAAGATTGGGCTAAATACTTAA